Proteins co-encoded in one Cytophaga hutchinsonii ATCC 33406 genomic window:
- a CDS encoding ATP-binding protein — MNNKIKIARDPQNLKAVRDFVSSTLQGMSVPDPEINMMVLAVDEVCANRILHTPANSTEAYNNIELEIQNDNNNFTFLIRDTGDPYDINTHESPDLRKLIAEKRKGGIGLLLVKKIMDSIEISRSEPYTVLLLRKSLKFA; from the coding sequence TTGAATAACAAAATTAAAATAGCGCGCGATCCTCAAAACCTTAAAGCGGTACGTGACTTTGTCAGTTCAACGCTTCAGGGAATGTCTGTGCCTGATCCTGAAATCAATATGATGGTTCTTGCTGTGGATGAGGTATGTGCAAACAGAATTCTTCATACTCCGGCAAACAGCACCGAAGCATATAATAACATTGAATTAGAGATTCAAAACGATAATAATAACTTCACTTTTTTAATTCGTGATACAGGAGACCCGTATGATATCAATACCCACGAATCTCCTGATCTTCGTAAACTTATCGCTGAAAAACGCAAAGGCGGGATTGGCTTGCTTTTGGTTAAAAAAATTATGGACTCTATAGAAATATCACGTTCTGAGCCTTATACAGTATTATTGCTGCGCAAATCGCTTAAGTTTGCCTGA
- a CDS encoding OmpA family protein, whose product MLAVVFFTTLFSLRLTYSQTVNTLRETEDSVLVTFIITDLDSVPIEHAKLRVSATDRSLTKEGVSDVLGMCYMLLPEGKTYTMVVHKYRTDFPFNGGLVLPVEKGRYSFDQEIRIKLIRDYARIFTLDNVYFDVNKWNIKPECEPAIDNLYNSLTLNPNMHIEIAGHTDSDGDAHDNLVLSQRRAEAVMNHLIQKGLDPKRVQAKGYGEYKPIAPNDSPQNKYRNRRTEVRVLDE is encoded by the coding sequence ATGCTTGCAGTGGTTTTTTTTACCACGTTATTCAGTCTGAGGCTTACTTATAGCCAAACCGTTAATACATTACGCGAAACAGAAGATTCTGTGCTGGTAACCTTTATTATTACCGATTTAGATAGTGTGCCTATTGAGCATGCCAAGCTGCGGGTTAGCGCAACGGACAGATCTTTAACGAAAGAAGGGGTTAGTGATGTACTGGGTATGTGTTATATGCTTTTGCCTGAAGGCAAGACGTATACCATGGTTGTACATAAATACCGGACAGATTTTCCCTTTAACGGAGGCTTGGTCTTGCCTGTAGAAAAAGGGCGTTACTCGTTTGATCAGGAAATCCGCATAAAGCTGATCAGGGATTATGCACGGATTTTTACACTAGACAATGTGTATTTTGATGTAAACAAATGGAACATAAAACCCGAGTGTGAACCTGCCATAGATAATCTGTATAACAGTTTAACACTAAATCCAAACATGCATATAGAAATTGCTGGACATACCGACAGCGACGGAGATGCACATGATAACCTGGTCTTATCTCAGCGCAGAGCGGAGGCAGTGATGAATCATTTAATTCAAAAAGGTTTAGATCCGAAACGGGTGCAGGCAAAAGGCTATGGGGAATACAAACCAATCGCACCCAATGACAGTCCTCAAAATAAATACAGAAACAGAAGAACAGAGGTGCGCGTGTTAGATGAATAG
- a CDS encoding peptidylprolyl isomerase — MKLSFWIIASALSGLFVYSCVSDKTATSSSKKSTAPAASPAILTVADDSISTEDFKYIYDKNNGKSADAYSRQSIEEYIDLYTKFKLRVKEAESLGLDTTAAFKQELAGYQKQLAQPYLTEKGVTDMLVKQAYERMKEEIRASHILIFCNPEATPKDTLIAYNKIVALRERALKGENFDQLAAQYSEDPSAKTNKGDLGYFTALSMVYEFEEAAYNTKVGSVSKPVRTKFGYHILKVVDRRPSQGQIHVAHIMARYSQGMSAEDSILAKNKIDQIYKELQAGTSWNELCGEFSDDVNSRSKNGELQWFSTGKMIPSFENAAFTLTTPGQYTTPVQTPYGWHIIKLLERKPLGSFEELEPSIRAKVTKDSRSDLNKKMLIARLKRENNFVEYTKGIDYAVSKADSSLLIGNWTFKESEKNKATLFTINKEKYTAEDFFAFVYENQHAVKNTSPEVYMKNVLYTDFVNSSIMGYEEAHLADKFVDYKMLLKEYHDGILLFQMMEEKVWNKASSDTAGLRRFYQDNASKYAWGDRAHAYILSAADKTTLDKVAVDFKSVSYQVKEQSFENISFEKNSASVNKAGKSQLDRAIILLRKDANYSTSIKLSRDHAENAAVSAHRKDSILAYFTKAGIKKERISFIDLKTPPVRKTEAQRQADRFAEIQLFTSSKKYLESVYNAKTPLTLQVSEGMYVKNENELINKCSWAVGEYRFEQNNRAYLIIIDRVDAPRNKTFEEARGMVISDYQAYLEQQWIAELRQKYPTKVNQTEVQKLIK; from the coding sequence ATGAAATTATCCTTTTGGATTATTGCATCTGCCCTATCCGGGTTATTTGTTTATAGTTGTGTAAGTGACAAAACCGCAACTTCCTCTTCTAAAAAATCAACCGCACCTGCAGCATCACCGGCCATACTAACCGTAGCTGATGATTCCATTTCAACAGAAGATTTTAAATACATCTACGATAAAAATAATGGAAAAAGTGCGGATGCCTATTCCAGACAAAGCATTGAGGAATACATTGATCTGTATACCAAATTCAAACTTCGCGTTAAAGAAGCTGAATCTCTCGGACTAGATACAACCGCTGCATTTAAACAGGAGTTAGCTGGTTATCAAAAACAATTAGCGCAACCTTATTTAACAGAAAAAGGCGTTACAGACATGCTTGTTAAACAAGCATATGAACGCATGAAAGAAGAGATTCGTGCAAGTCATATCTTAATATTCTGTAATCCTGAAGCTACCCCTAAAGACACGCTTATTGCGTACAACAAAATTGTTGCGCTTAGAGAGCGTGCATTAAAAGGCGAAAATTTTGACCAGTTAGCTGCTCAATATTCAGAAGATCCATCTGCGAAAACCAACAAAGGTGATCTGGGATATTTTACTGCACTATCCATGGTATATGAATTTGAAGAAGCTGCTTATAATACAAAAGTAGGCAGCGTTTCTAAACCTGTCCGTACGAAATTTGGCTACCACATTCTAAAAGTTGTAGACAGACGGCCTTCTCAGGGACAGATTCATGTTGCACACATTATGGCGCGCTACAGCCAGGGCATGAGTGCGGAAGATTCAATTCTTGCAAAAAATAAAATTGATCAGATCTATAAAGAACTTCAGGCAGGAACTTCCTGGAATGAATTGTGCGGTGAATTTTCGGACGATGTAAATTCAAGAAGTAAAAACGGTGAATTACAATGGTTCTCTACAGGTAAAATGATTCCTTCTTTTGAGAATGCAGCGTTCACACTAACAACACCGGGGCAATACACAACGCCTGTACAAACTCCGTATGGCTGGCATATCATAAAACTCCTTGAACGTAAACCATTAGGTTCGTTTGAAGAACTGGAACCAAGCATCCGTGCAAAGGTTACAAAAGATTCCCGTTCAGATTTAAATAAAAAAATGCTGATTGCACGTTTAAAGCGTGAAAACAATTTTGTTGAGTACACCAAAGGTATTGATTACGCTGTTTCTAAAGCAGATAGTAGCTTGTTAATAGGTAACTGGACATTTAAAGAAAGTGAAAAAAATAAAGCAACGTTATTTACAATCAATAAAGAAAAATATACAGCAGAAGACTTTTTCGCATTTGTATATGAAAACCAGCATGCCGTAAAAAATACTTCGCCTGAGGTATACATGAAAAATGTTCTGTATACGGACTTTGTTAACTCAAGTATTATGGGCTATGAAGAAGCTCACCTGGCTGATAAATTTGTAGATTACAAAATGCTGTTAAAAGAATATCACGATGGTATTCTTTTATTCCAGATGATGGAAGAAAAAGTTTGGAACAAAGCTTCTTCTGATACTGCCGGTCTTAGAAGATTCTATCAGGACAATGCTTCTAAATATGCCTGGGGTGATCGTGCGCACGCATACATCTTAAGCGCAGCAGACAAAACAACATTGGATAAAGTAGCGGTTGATTTTAAATCTGTATCTTACCAGGTTAAAGAACAATCGTTTGAAAATATCAGTTTTGAAAAAAATAGCGCATCTGTAAATAAGGCTGGCAAAAGCCAATTAGACCGTGCGATTATTTTATTAAGAAAGGATGCGAATTACAGCACATCAATTAAATTGAGCAGAGATCACGCTGAAAACGCTGCTGTTTCTGCACACCGTAAAGATTCAATTCTGGCTTATTTTACAAAAGCAGGTATAAAAAAAGAACGTATATCTTTTATTGATCTTAAAACACCGCCAGTAAGAAAAACAGAAGCGCAACGCCAGGCTGATCGTTTCGCTGAAATTCAATTATTTACTTCTTCTAAAAAATATCTGGAAAGTGTCTACAACGCTAAAACGCCGCTTACACTTCAGGTTTCTGAAGGAATGTATGTAAAAAATGAAAATGAACTGATTAATAAATGTTCATGGGCAGTAGGCGAATATAGATTTGAACAAAATAACCGCGCTTATTTAATCATTATAGATCGTGTAGATGCACCAAGAAATAAGACATTTGAAGAAGCGAGAGGAATGGTTATTTCAGACTATCAAGCCTATTTAGAACAACAGTGGATTGCTGAATTAAGACAGAAATATCCAACAAAAGTCAATCAGACAGAAGTTCAGAAACTTATCAAATAA
- a CDS encoding CPCC family cysteine-rich protein yields MEKSDKSEEDKLQCPCCDYFTLEKRGGYDICPICFWEDDGMDLNTIDNHSGPNHMTLREGRLNFIKLGACDLSMIKNVLNASERKNFRFEKRVS; encoded by the coding sequence ATGGAAAAATCAGATAAATCCGAAGAAGATAAACTTCAATGTCCTTGTTGCGATTACTTTACGTTAGAGAAAAGAGGCGGATATGATATTTGTCCAATCTGTTTTTGGGAAGATGATGGAATGGATCTAAATACGATTGATAACCATTCCGGACCAAATCACATGACTTTAAGAGAAGGGCGTCTTAACTTTATAAAATTGGGAGCCTGTGATTTATCTATGATTAAAAATGTTTTGAACGCTTCTGAAAGGAAGAATTTCCGGTTTGAAAAAAGAGTTTCCTAA
- a CDS encoding GAF domain-containing SpoIIE family protein phosphatase, translating into MAFVSWVLILADDITVIRLAQPIIPSYFSDILVNTFLSTFFLFTFLGFKIEIGLKRSGNFNDLLWQVFIIGAITVLISLIIKSIGIFSNNDFFIYDPLVSNILYHINIGIITIFLANGYYVWKKMILYQKTKRTDVIWHIFEYLTLISIVSNFFFFDITDPYFLIFTSPITILGLICAFNLKWVAFLTYKQKWRSILLLSLIIIISLSFLERVYAHHIISNLLIDLAENVFIQAIFGFMLMNCIVALLVLLFNLPTSSVFEQKFGEVMLFQKLHQSLQVGEKEEDMYELLISSSMTTVMADAAWLEIRDNKGGLKAFQNSNIDEYDVFEIKKALRKNQVNISSEPQYIKDILSYPHTEKIKHLDYKSFLLIPLTSNNQLIGTLVLLKNLNDGFDKEMVDIIFTFVSQASISIKNFRLMSDAIQTERYQEELKIAKDVQQSLLPASLYLNNAVQLSVYSKGAKEVGGDYYDVYELSPTRFAIVIGDVSGHGTSAAFNMAQMKGVFQSLVSLDLPVDEFMVLANNALGRCLERKSFITLSLFVLNTETQSIQYARAGHCPAILIDSKNNEALFLDGKGLGLGLSRNNTYEKHINKYELSYSSNDVLILYTDGLVEAHNLARDEYGYERLKQMGLESSADKPRQIIDTIIENVQHFSGSTQFEDDCTLLVMKFS; encoded by the coding sequence TTGGCATTCGTCAGCTGGGTCTTGATCCTGGCTGACGATATTACTGTAATTAGGCTAGCTCAACCAATTATACCGTCATACTTTTCTGATATTTTAGTTAATACATTCTTAAGTACTTTTTTCTTATTTACTTTCCTGGGGTTTAAAATTGAAATCGGCCTGAAACGAAGCGGCAATTTCAATGACCTGCTGTGGCAGGTATTTATTATAGGCGCCATCACGGTTCTTATTTCTCTGATCATAAAATCAATCGGCATATTCAGCAACAACGATTTTTTTATTTATGATCCGCTGGTATCAAACATTCTATATCACATAAACATTGGTATCATTACCATCTTCCTCGCTAATGGCTATTATGTCTGGAAGAAAATGATCCTATACCAAAAGACAAAACGCACAGATGTTATCTGGCATATATTTGAGTACCTCACACTCATAAGCATTGTCAGTAATTTCTTTTTCTTTGACATTACTGATCCCTATTTTCTGATCTTCACTTCCCCGATTACTATACTGGGTTTGATCTGCGCCTTTAACCTTAAATGGGTTGCCTTCTTAACGTATAAGCAAAAATGGAGAAGCATTTTACTGCTTAGTTTAATTATTATTATCAGCCTTTCTTTCCTGGAAAGAGTCTATGCACACCACATTATCAGCAACTTATTGATCGATCTTGCCGAAAATGTATTCATACAGGCCATATTCGGTTTCATGCTCATGAATTGTATTGTCGCCTTGCTGGTATTATTATTCAACCTTCCCACTTCTTCTGTATTTGAACAGAAATTTGGCGAAGTAATGCTCTTTCAGAAATTACATCAATCCCTTCAGGTTGGGGAGAAAGAAGAAGATATGTATGAACTGCTTATCAGCAGCAGTATGACTACGGTTATGGCCGATGCGGCCTGGCTGGAAATCAGAGATAATAAAGGCGGCTTAAAAGCGTTTCAAAATAGTAACATTGACGAGTACGATGTTTTTGAAATAAAAAAGGCACTCCGTAAAAATCAGGTTAATATTTCTTCGGAACCGCAATACATTAAAGACATTTTAAGTTACCCCCATACAGAAAAAATAAAACACTTAGATTATAAATCGTTTCTGTTAATACCGCTTACATCCAACAATCAATTGATTGGTACATTGGTATTATTGAAAAATTTAAACGATGGCTTCGACAAAGAAATGGTTGATATCATTTTTACGTTTGTGAGCCAGGCCTCCATCTCGATTAAAAACTTCCGTCTTATGTCGGATGCCATACAGACAGAGCGTTACCAGGAGGAATTAAAAATTGCCAAGGATGTGCAGCAAAGTCTTCTGCCTGCTTCTTTGTACTTAAATAATGCGGTTCAATTAAGCGTTTATTCTAAAGGAGCAAAAGAAGTTGGAGGTGATTACTATGATGTGTATGAATTATCACCGACACGGTTTGCAATCGTAATCGGTGACGTTTCCGGTCATGGAACAAGTGCCGCTTTCAACATGGCGCAAATGAAAGGCGTATTCCAGAGTTTGGTTAGCCTGGACTTGCCTGTTGATGAATTTATGGTGCTGGCAAACAATGCGCTGGGAAGATGTCTGGAAAGAAAGAGTTTTATTACGCTTAGTTTATTTGTCCTCAATACCGAAACACAAAGCATTCAATATGCACGTGCGGGACACTGCCCGGCAATACTTATTGACAGTAAAAACAATGAAGCCTTATTCCTCGATGGTAAAGGATTAGGTTTAGGTTTAAGCAGAAATAATACCTACGAAAAACACATAAATAAATACGAATTGTCTTATTCAAGCAATGACGTTTTAATTTTATATACAGATGGTTTGGTTGAGGCCCACAACCTCGCCAGAGATGAATATGGCTATGAACGGCTAAAACAGATGGGGCTGGAAAGCAGTGCAGACAAGCCGAGACAGATTATTGACACCATCATTGAGAATGTTCAGCACTTTAGCGGAAGCACTCAATTTGAAGATGACTGTACATTACTTGTTATGAAATTTAGCTAA
- a CDS encoding AAA family ATPase, with product MIANKTDVELADEMKAAYEQLFSEIKKVIIGQDETIRQALTAIFCQGHCLLVGVPGLAKTLLINTIATTLHLSFKRIQFTPDLMPSDILGSETLDNNRNFVFNKGAIFANIILADEINRTPPKTQSALLEAMQEYSVTVAGHSYPLEKPFFVLATQNPIEQEGTYPLPEAQLDRFMFNLILDYPDYASEVAIVKNTTSGITTTLRSVLNAEKILEFQQLVRRVPVPDNVIEYAVKLVHKTRKDGADAHEWTKKYLDWGAGPRASQNLIIAAKCTALLAGKYSPDIEDVQAIALPVLRHRIVRNFKAEAEGITTDDIIKKLL from the coding sequence ATGATAGCAAATAAAACAGATGTAGAATTGGCCGATGAAATGAAAGCGGCTTACGAACAACTTTTTTCTGAAATTAAAAAAGTAATTATTGGCCAGGACGAAACAATCCGTCAGGCACTAACAGCCATTTTTTGCCAAGGTCATTGCCTGCTTGTTGGTGTGCCGGGTTTAGCAAAAACGCTTTTGATCAACACCATAGCAACCACGCTGCATTTAAGCTTTAAACGTATTCAGTTCACGCCGGATTTAATGCCGAGTGATATATTAGGTTCTGAAACATTAGATAATAACCGCAATTTTGTTTTTAACAAAGGTGCAATCTTTGCGAATATTATTTTAGCGGATGAAATAAACAGAACTCCACCCAAAACGCAATCGGCGTTACTTGAAGCGATGCAGGAATATTCTGTTACCGTGGCAGGCCACTCCTATCCCTTGGAAAAACCATTCTTTGTGTTAGCTACACAAAACCCGATTGAACAGGAAGGTACCTATCCATTACCGGAAGCGCAATTAGACCGTTTCATGTTTAATCTGATCCTGGATTATCCGGATTACGCGTCGGAAGTTGCGATTGTAAAAAATACCACATCCGGAATTACTACTACATTACGTTCTGTGCTTAATGCTGAAAAAATTCTTGAATTCCAGCAATTGGTACGCAGAGTACCGGTACCTGATAATGTGATTGAATATGCGGTTAAACTTGTCCATAAAACGCGTAAAGATGGCGCTGACGCACACGAATGGACAAAGAAGTATCTTGATTGGGGCGCAGGCCCGAGAGCCTCTCAGAACCTTATAATAGCGGCAAAATGCACGGCGCTTTTAGCCGGCAAATACTCTCCTGATATTGAAGATGTTCAGGCAATCGCATTGCCTGTACTTCGCCATAGAATTGTCCGCAATTTTAAAGCAGAAGCGGAAGGAATTACGACGGATGATATTATTAAAAAATTATTATAA
- a CDS encoding peptidylprolyl isomerase, which translates to MLLRYLFVFFVFVTNYHFCAAQQVIDKIVAKVDNQIVLKSEVEISYLQFMRSPEAQMMQTTDDIKCRVLESLIINKMLLARAVMDSVTVEREIINQQIDRRMDYFIQQFGTVAKLESYYNKSIDQLKEELYPQIRDQMVTQKMQDNITAGVTITPNDVKKFYKALPADSLPYFSSEVEVGQIIRLPEINRQDQLKFKQKLEEIRQRVASGEDFCRLAKQFSQDPVSAKNCGEIGFFKKGELVPEYEAAASKLQPGQTSGVIETQYGYHIVQLIERRGAEYNTRHILIKPASSSKDLIYPTLFLDSLRLEILKDSISFAKAAKNYSSDKQTAFNGGMLSDPESGSSRIAQEDLPPAIFFVIDTMKIGEISMPAKFTMEDGTEAVRIVYFKNKIPAHQANLKDDYQKIYSAALEEKKNNAVNEWFDKTKSQVYIDIDDEYKQCEIMIIQK; encoded by the coding sequence ATGCTTTTAAGATACCTTTTCGTTTTCTTCGTATTTGTTACGAATTACCATTTCTGTGCTGCACAGCAGGTAATAGATAAAATCGTTGCCAAAGTCGACAATCAAATTGTTCTCAAATCCGAAGTAGAGATTTCATACCTGCAATTCATGCGTAGCCCTGAAGCTCAAATGATGCAAACAACGGATGATATTAAATGCCGTGTATTGGAATCACTGATTATTAACAAGATGTTGCTGGCAAGAGCCGTGATGGATTCTGTAACGGTTGAAAGGGAAATTATCAATCAGCAGATTGACCGCAGAATGGATTATTTCATTCAGCAGTTCGGAACAGTTGCTAAACTTGAAAGCTATTATAACAAAAGCATAGACCAGCTTAAAGAGGAATTATACCCTCAGATCAGAGACCAGATGGTAACACAAAAAATGCAGGATAATATTACTGCCGGTGTAACAATCACTCCGAATGATGTGAAAAAATTTTACAAAGCTTTACCGGCAGATTCGCTTCCGTATTTTTCTTCTGAAGTAGAAGTTGGACAGATTATCCGTTTGCCTGAAATTAATCGTCAGGATCAATTAAAGTTTAAACAAAAACTTGAAGAGATCCGCCAGCGTGTAGCTTCCGGTGAAGATTTCTGTCGTCTCGCAAAACAATTTTCTCAGGATCCTGTATCGGCAAAAAACTGCGGAGAAATCGGTTTCTTTAAAAAAGGTGAACTTGTGCCCGAATACGAAGCTGCGGCAAGCAAGCTCCAGCCTGGCCAAACATCAGGTGTTATTGAAACGCAATACGGCTACCACATTGTACAGTTGATTGAACGCAGAGGGGCTGAATACAATACACGCCATATCCTGATTAAGCCGGCGTCTTCTTCAAAAGATCTGATATACCCAACATTGTTTCTTGATTCACTTCGCTTAGAGATTTTAAAAGACAGTATCTCATTTGCGAAAGCTGCAAAAAATTATTCTTCCGACAAACAAACAGCCTTTAATGGAGGCATGCTTTCCGATCCGGAATCTGGTAGTTCGAGAATCGCGCAGGAAGATCTTCCGCCTGCCATTTTCTTTGTAATTGACACAATGAAAATCGGTGAAATATCTATGCCCGCTAAATTTACAATGGAAGATGGTACGGAAGCCGTTCGGATTGTTTATTTTAAAAATAAAATTCCTGCCCATCAAGCCAACCTGAAAGATGATTACCAGAAAATCTATTCAGCTGCCTTAGAAGAAAAGAAAAATAATGCCGTAAACGAATGGTTTGATAAAACAAAATCTCAAGTCTATATTGATATTGATGATGAGTACAAACAATGTGAAATCATGATTATTCAAAAATAA
- a CDS encoding RsmB/NOP family class I SAM-dependent RNA methyltransferase, whose product MKLHPNNIQSIIQALKKIFLDGAYADDVVRNLLQSNPKWGSRDRRFIASSIYSIVRWWKRYVFIADTTKKDSDCFEKVLSAYLKETYGDGLLTPLPVELNEEIFASRIKAATADRAVQASIPDWMDALGVKELGKELWERELHFSNLEADVFIRVNTLKHTSAEIIKQLNAEGIEATQFGPYPETLKLAERKPLQRLHSYLNGGYEIQDSGSQVIAHYLKPSPNAFVIDACAGAGGKTLHLSALMGNKGKIVSMDIEAFKLKELERRAERAGTTIIQTKVIREGVITSLKNKADYLLLDVPCSGIGVLRRNPDDKWKLSAERIQELTQIQQQILQEYSSMVKPGGVLVYATCSILPIENDNQIEQFLKSNTGFQLEKKQTIYPSEGGDGYFMARLIKK is encoded by the coding sequence ATGAAGCTACACCCGAATAATATCCAATCAATCATTCAGGCATTAAAGAAAATATTTCTTGACGGCGCATATGCGGACGATGTTGTACGTAATTTATTACAAAGCAATCCGAAATGGGGATCACGTGACAGGCGTTTTATTGCCAGTTCAATCTATTCGATCGTGCGCTGGTGGAAACGGTATGTATTTATTGCAGATACTACAAAAAAAGATTCGGATTGTTTTGAAAAGGTTTTGTCTGCTTATTTGAAAGAAACGTATGGTGATGGATTGTTAACACCCTTGCCTGTTGAATTAAATGAGGAGATATTTGCCAGCCGAATCAAGGCTGCCACAGCAGACAGAGCGGTGCAGGCTTCTATCCCTGATTGGATGGATGCGTTGGGAGTAAAAGAATTAGGGAAAGAACTGTGGGAAAGAGAGCTGCATTTTTCAAACCTTGAGGCAGATGTTTTCATTCGTGTAAACACATTAAAACATACTTCTGCAGAAATTATTAAGCAGTTAAATGCTGAAGGAATTGAAGCAACACAATTTGGTCCATATCCGGAAACGTTGAAGCTGGCGGAACGTAAGCCCCTGCAGCGATTACATTCCTATTTAAATGGCGGATATGAAATTCAGGATTCGGGCTCGCAGGTGATCGCACATTATTTAAAGCCAAGTCCGAATGCATTTGTTATTGATGCCTGTGCGGGTGCGGGCGGGAAAACATTACACCTTTCTGCATTAATGGGCAATAAAGGCAAAATCGTATCTATGGATATCGAAGCCTTTAAATTAAAAGAGCTGGAACGCAGAGCCGAACGTGCCGGCACGACTATTATTCAAACTAAAGTCATACGGGAAGGCGTCATTACAAGCTTGAAAAACAAAGCCGATTATCTGCTCCTGGATGTTCCGTGCAGTGGTATTGGCGTACTTCGCAGAAACCCGGATGATAAATGGAAATTATCTGCGGAGCGTATACAGGAGCTTACGCAAATTCAACAACAGATTTTACAGGAATATTCTTCTATGGTAAAGCCCGGAGGTGTACTGGTATATGCAACCTGCAGTATTTTGCCGATTGAAAATGATAATCAGATTGAACAGTTTTTGAAATCCAATACCGGGTTTCAATTAGAGAAAAAACAAACAATTTATCCTTCTGAAGGTGGAGATGGCTATTTTATGGCACGTTTGATCAAAAAATAG
- a CDS encoding STAS domain-containing protein: MRITSVKENEFYIVAIEGDLDASSSIQLDQAIEEAVANGENKIIVDCSQLEYISSAGLGVFMSYIQDFQSNNISLVLCHLSEKVRNVFQILGLDELLKIVDTKEEAKQESLT; encoded by the coding sequence ATGCGTATAACAAGTGTCAAAGAAAATGAGTTTTATATAGTCGCTATTGAAGGGGATCTGGATGCGAGTTCAAGTATTCAACTGGATCAGGCAATTGAAGAAGCAGTTGCTAACGGCGAAAATAAAATTATTGTTGATTGTTCTCAATTGGAATATATATCTTCTGCCGGTTTAGGCGTTTTTATGTCATACATTCAGGATTTTCAATCAAACAACATTTCTTTGGTATTATGCCATTTAAGCGAAAAAGTCAGAAATGTATTTCAGATTTTAGGCTTAGATGAACTATTGAAAATTGTTGATACAAAAGAAGAAGCAAAACAAGAATCGCTTACATAA
- a CDS encoding CYTH domain-containing protein: MAIEIERKFLIDPIKWEALSKPSPDYLIQGYLHTEPGKTIRVRATNDKGFITIKGKSSADGLSRSEFEYEIPKAEAIELLSTFTKKTIEKNRYKISFGGNIWEVDVFEGANAGLIVAEVELESIEQPFEKPDWVREEVTSDFRYFNSALIENPFKSW, translated from the coding sequence ATGGCTATCGAAATTGAACGCAAATTTTTAATTGACCCGATCAAATGGGAAGCTTTGAGCAAGCCGTCTCCGGATTATTTGATTCAAGGCTATCTGCACACTGAGCCCGGGAAAACCATACGCGTACGTGCAACCAACGACAAAGGGTTTATAACCATTAAAGGTAAAAGCAGCGCAGACGGATTGTCGCGCAGCGAATTTGAATATGAAATTCCTAAAGCAGAAGCGATTGAACTGCTTTCTACTTTCACAAAAAAAACAATTGAGAAAAACCGGTATAAAATTTCTTTCGGCGGTAATATATGGGAAGTGGATGTGTTTGAAGGTGCCAATGCGGGTTTGATCGTAGCAGAGGTAGAATTAGAAAGCATTGAACAACCTTTCGAGAAACCGGATTGGGTGAGAGAGGAAGTGACTTCGGATTTCAGATATTTTAATTCTGCGTTGATAGAGAATCCGTTTAAAAGCTGGTAA